From Candidatus Hydrogenedentota bacterium:
CACCACCTTCGAGCAGGGCCGGCCGTCCCCCATGGACCGCCGCGGCATGCCCAAGTACATCAGCGCCGAGATGTGCCAGACCATGAACATGCACTGGGGAATAGCCATCAACGATTACAATTACATGTCGCCCCCGGAGATCATTGAGAACCTGTGCGCGTGCCGTAAGGTGGGGGCCAACTATCTCCTCAACGTCGGTCCCACGGCCGGGGGCGCCATCCCGGAATACGAGCGGGCCGCCCTCGAACGCGTGGGGCAATGGCTCGAACGTTACGGCGAAGCCATCTACAACGGCAAACCCTGCAGCGTGGCAGGTCCCGGGCCGGATTTCGGGCTCGATGTGGACGGAACGCTCTACCTGTTCGTGCACGCCCTCAAGCCCGGGCATGGCCAGCAGGCAGGCGAAGTCAGCGGCCCGGGTCCACGCACGTTCGAAGGGGTCGAACAAAAGGTGGCGTCCGTGACATGGCTGGACAACGGTGAGGAGTTGAAATTCGAGCAGGACGGCCAGAAGCTCAATGTCACGGCAACGGGTTTCCCATACGGAACCAACACCGTCGTACGCATGGCGCGGATCTCGCAAGGGTAACACGTGCGTTTCCCGAAACATGACCAGGCAAAGCCGGTTTGCCGCTGCGCGGGACATTACGCTATCCTGTGTTGATGCACGAATTGTCGTTTGCACAGCAGATTCTGGAGACAGTCCAACGCGAAGCGGCCGGTTTCGGCGGCGTCCGCGTGACCCGCGTAAAACTGCGCGCCGATGAATACCTCGCCCTGGAACCCGCCAGTCTGCGGTTCTGCCTCGAGAGTATTTCACAAGACACGATCATGGCCGGCGCGGAAATCGAGATCGAGGAAGTGGCCGCTCCGGCGGGCGCGGAACGGCCCCTGTTTGGCGCCGGTCTCGTTATCGAGGAGATCGAACTGGATGAGCAAGACGGTTAAGCTCGAGCAAAAGGTGCAGGCAAAAGGCTACGAAATCGCCTTGGAATTGCGGGAAATGTTCCGCAAGAGAGGCATCTTCGTCGTGAACCTTATCGGGTCTCCCGGAGCGGGCAAGACCAGCCTGCTCGAGGCCCTGGCCAGCCGCATCAGGGGGCGCGCGGCCGTCATCGAAGGGGATCTCGCCACGGACAATGACAAACGCCGCATTGAACGGGCCGGATTGCGCGCGCACCAGATCAACACGGTCAGCGCATGCCACCTCGACGCCGCCATGGTGCGCGACGCCTTGAAGGAATTTCCTTTGGACGGCGTCACCCTGCTGTTCATTGAGAATGTCGGCAACTTGGTGTGCCCCGCCAGTTTCGAGATCGGCGAGGACATCAAAGTGGCGATCGTATCGACCACCGAAGGCGACGACAAGCCCGCGAAATATCCCAAAGCCATGAAGGTGTCGTCAGCCATGGTCATCACCAAGACCGACCTCTTGCCCTACATCACGTGCGACGTCGACCGCATGGAACGCGATGTACGGGAGATTGTGCCGGACATGCCGGTGTTCCGCACCGCCGCGACGACGGGCGAAGGCATAGACCGGTTTTTGCAGTGGCTCGAGGAGCGGGCTGCGGCGCGAAAATAGGCCGCGCGCGAAAAGGACCACAGGCTCCCGAAGGACCCAAAGGACGCTTCCTGGGCGGCTGGTGTTCAGCAGGGCGAGGGAGAGCCGATTCCGCCTGGCGCAAGGCCAGGCGCTACATAAGGCGGACGGGAAGCCTGCACCTGCTCGGGAATCCGTGTTCGCACGGGTTATGGATGGGCCTATCCCCTACGCTAACAGATTCGGGGCAATTCCTCGCCATAGGGCATTTCGAGGATGCGTTCGCCCCCGAAACGCGTGCGCATCACGCACGGCACGCGTTTGCGGGGCACAACACGGCCAATAGCGGACGAACGTTCGCCTCCGGCGGTCTTCCGGAGGCTGTCAAGCGCCAAATCTGCTTGTCCTTCTGAGACGAAAAGAACGAGTTTGCCCTCGTTGGCGACGGTGAGCGGATCGAGGCCCAGCATTTCGCACGCGGCGCGTGTTTCCGGGCGCACGGGGATGGCGTTCTCGTCCAACTCGATGGTAACGTCCGAATCGCCGGCCAGTTCGGCGCAGCACGCGGCCAGGCCTCCCCGGGTAGGATCGCGCATGACACGGGGTTCGACGCCGGCGTCGATCAAAGCTTTGACGAACGGCCAGACCGGTGAGGCATCGGATCTGACCCGGGTATCGAACGCGATCCCTTCGCGCTCGCTCATGACCGCAATGCCGTGCTCGGCGATGGGGCCGTTGATGAGAACAACGTCCCCCGGCTTAAGGCTTTTCGGGTCTGAAGTGGTTTGCCGGATGCCCACGCCAGCGGTGTTGATGAAGAGCTGGTCGGCTTCGCCCCGTGCAACGACTTTGGTGTCGCCCGTAACAATCTGGACTTCCGACAACTCGGCCGCAGTCGCAGCCGAACGCACGATCCGGGCGAGGGTGTCAATCGCGAACCCTTCCTCGATGATGAGCCCCATCGACAAGGCAACCGGCTTGGCCCCCGAAACCGCAAGATCATTAACTGTGCCGTGGACGCTAAGGCTCCCGATATCGCCACCGCGGAAGAACAACGGTTTGACGACGAACGAGTCCGTGGTGAATACGAGACCTTCGACGCCCGGCACGGCGGCGGCGTCCGGCAACCCGTCCGCGTTTCGGCCCAAAGACGCGAGAAGCACCTCGGCAATGAGCTCGCGGGTCAGCGCCCCGCCGCCTCCATGGGCTAATAATATCCGATCAATATCCTTCATCACCCTTCTCGACTCGATGACCGAATCGCTTTCCTTGGGAAGGGGCCCTGGGGAATCTCCCTCCCATTATCCATACTTATACCGGGCGGCGCAGGAACCCTCCGAGGAAACCATACACGGCCCAAGAGGGCTGCGTGGGGTGCACTCGTTGCCGAAGAAAGGGCACTCGGGCGGGTGGATGATCCCCTTGAGGACGTCCCCGCACCGGCATTTTGGCAACTGCACGGGTCCCATGTCAGGCAATTCGTGCTTATGTGCGGCATCGAAGGAGGCGAATTCTTCCTTCAGAACCAACCCGCTTCCGGGAATCTCGCCGAGACCGCGCCACTCCGCACCCGACACGTTGAACACGCGCATGAGCATGTCCCACGCGCGCTTGTTTCCGCCGGGCTTGACGACGCGCGTGTACTGCACAAACGAGCTAATGCGCTTCTCGGCGATACATTCCAGGAGCATGGCAATGCCTTCGAGCACGTCCGAGGGTTCGAAGCCCGTGGCGACGCACGGCGCCCGGTATTGCCGCGCGACCTCCTCGTAGGCTTCCGGGCCGATGATGACTGAGACGTGGCCGGGGGTAATGAATCCTTCGATGCGTGATGCGCCCTCGAGCACGGCTTTCATGGCCGGGACGATAAGTTTGTGCGACGCGTAGACGGAGAAGTTCGAGATGCCCCGTTCGCGGGCCTGGAGAACGACCGACGCAACGCCGGGCGCGGTGGTCTCGAAACCCACAGCCGCGAACACGACCTCGCGTCCGGGTTCGCGGACCGCGAGGTCCAGGGCGTCCAGCGGCGAATAGACGATACGCACGTCGGCGCCTTGGGACCGTTCCTCGACGAGCGACGTTTCGAGACCAGGCACGCGGATCATGTCGCCAAACGAGCAGAGAACAACGCCCGGCTGGCGGGCAAGCAACAGGATGCGTTCGATGTCGCGCTGGGACGTCACGCATACGGGGCAGCCCGGTCCCGACACCAGTTCGACGGACTGCGGCAGGAGCGAGCGCAGACCGCCTTTGCCGATGGCGTGGGTATGCGTGCCGCAGACTTCCATGACGCGGACATGCCGCCCGATGGCTTCGGCGGCCCTTCGGACACGGTCCACGAATGGTTCAGGGCGCGCCAAAATCCCCTATTCCTTCCTGCATCTCGGAGAAGAGCGCCAGCGTTTCCCGTGCGTCCTCGGGTTCGAGCTTCTCGATAGCAAAACCCGCGTGCACGAGTACCCAATCGCCGACCGCGGGCTCGTCGATGAGGCTGAAATCGGCCTCGCGCACGTTGCCCGCGAGCGCGACCTTGCCACGCGCGCCCTCGATCTCAGTAATTTGCGCTGGAATCGCCAGGCACATGTTTTTTGCAGCTCCATGCGGCGGCAGCGGCCTGTCCCAGGCTTACGCCGCCGTCACCGGGCGGTACCGCCGCATTCAGCAAGGCGTTGAATCCCTTGTTTTCGAGCAGGGAAACGAGGCGTTCGGTCAAGAACTTGTTTGCGAAGACGCCTCCCGACAGCGCGACGGTCGACAACCCGGACCGTTTCCGGATGTGTTCGCAGACACACAGTGTAGCATGAGCGACGGCGTTATGGAAACGGGCCGCGCACACCGGCGCGGACACGTTCCGCCGTATGTCGTTGACCAAGGCCCGGATCACATCGGTGCTCTTGACGACCAGCGCCCCGTCCCCGCTGGAAACCATGCCTGCGTCATACGCTTGCTGTTCGCTGGCTGCGAGATGCGCCTGCGCTTCGAGTTCCATGGGCGCCTGCGAGTGAAACGTGTTGTAACGGCAGATGCCCAACAAGGCGGCGGCGGCATCGAAGAGGCGTCCCATGCTCGTCGTGTGCGGACAATTGACGCGCCGCGCAATCATCCGGGCCAGCAATGGAAACCGATCGGCTTGGTCGGGGAACCATTCCTGGCACAGGCGGACGGCATCGGCGCCAAAGGCCGCATGGAGATACGCGAAAGCCATGCGCGTGGTTTCCTTCGCGGCGGCGTCTCCACCCGGTTGCGGCACGGATTCAAGGTGCGCCACGCGGTCAGAGCGGGCGTAATCGTGGACCACAAGGAATTCGCCGCCCCAGAG
This genomic window contains:
- a CDS encoding hydrogenase maturation nickel metallochaperone HypA — translated: MPLRGTLRYPVLMHELSFAQQILETVQREAAGFGGVRVTRVKLRADEYLALEPASLRFCLESISQDTIMAGAEIEIEEVAAPAGAERPLFGAGLVIEEIELDEQDG
- the hypB gene encoding hydrogenase nickel incorporation protein HypB, which gives rise to MSKTVKLEQKVQAKGYEIALELREMFRKRGIFVVNLIGSPGAGKTSLLEALASRIRGRAAVIEGDLATDNDKRRIERAGLRAHQINTVSACHLDAAMVRDALKEFPLDGVTLLFIENVGNLVCPASFEIGEDIKVAIVSTTEGDDKPAKYPKAMKVSSAMVITKTDLLPYITCDVDRMERDVREIVPDMPVFRTAATTGEGIDRFLQWLEERAAARK
- the hypE gene encoding hydrogenase expression/formation protein HypE, translated to MKDIDRILLAHGGGGALTRELIAEVLLASLGRNADGLPDAAAVPGVEGLVFTTDSFVVKPLFFRGGDIGSLSVHGTVNDLAVSGAKPVALSMGLIIEEGFAIDTLARIVRSAATAAELSEVQIVTGDTKVVARGEADQLFINTAGVGIRQTTSDPKSLKPGDVVLINGPIAEHGIAVMSEREGIAFDTRVRSDASPVWPFVKALIDAGVEPRVMRDPTRGGLAACCAELAGDSDVTIELDENAIPVRPETRAACEMLGLDPLTVANEGKLVLFVSEGQADLALDSLRKTAGGERSSAIGRVVPRKRVPCVMRTRFGGERILEMPYGEELPRIC
- the hypD gene encoding hydrogenase formation protein HypD, coding for MARPEPFVDRVRRAAEAIGRHVRVMEVCGTHTHAIGKGGLRSLLPQSVELVSGPGCPVCVTSQRDIERILLLARQPGVVLCSFGDMIRVPGLETSLVEERSQGADVRIVYSPLDALDLAVREPGREVVFAAVGFETTAPGVASVVLQARERGISNFSVYASHKLIVPAMKAVLEGASRIEGFITPGHVSVIIGPEAYEEVARQYRAPCVATGFEPSDVLEGIAMLLECIAEKRISSFVQYTRVVKPGGNKRAWDMLMRVFNVSGAEWRGLGEIPGSGLVLKEEFASFDAAHKHELPDMGPVQLPKCRCGDVLKGIIHPPECPFFGNECTPRSPLGPCMVSSEGSCAARYKYG
- a CDS encoding HypC/HybG/HupF family hydrogenase formation chaperone, with translation MCLAIPAQITEIEGARGKVALAGNVREADFSLIDEPAVGDWVLVHAGFAIEKLEPEDARETLALFSEMQEGIGDFGAP